One Ranitomeya imitator isolate aRanImi1 chromosome 4, aRanImi1.pri, whole genome shotgun sequence genomic window, GAGAATATGTAgaagttttttttccatcttctcttgAACAGAGAGAATCTGATCATCGTGTATTTAGCAAATTCGACTTAATTATCTTGGACGAGAGAAGATATGCTGTTGTGACATTAGCCTTAGAGACATTTCTGCAAACCTTTTCACCAGACTTTTGAATAATTTTTCTTACCCAATGTCATTGAAGAGTGACCTTCCATGCCACCacacaaatagcctcttcagaggaaGAGAATAGTCCCTGGAGCCACTTATTAGAAGAAGCAATGCTATAAGACAATATTGACCCTTCAGGATGCAGCCAGGACGTCATCAGGAGGCGGCGCTGCAGTTACGTCCTACAGTGTTTTTTGCAACGCCAGCCTCAGAAGACCATGGTTGCTGTGGGAGATGTGAATGCAGCTCCCGCATCCTGCTTCTGTCTAAACTGCAGAGATTGGAGCTACTGTCGCTGTTATAGGCAGGTAATAGCTGTATAACACAGAAAATCAATTGACCtccaaataaaaaaaactaaataaaaataaataaataatgagtaGTTTATTAAATTTAATAAGCAGTTTATTAAATATAATACAAATTATAACTGTATATTAGTGCCAGTTACAAAAGAAGTTCAGCCTCCTGCCTGTGCTGAATTAGTCTGCTAGGACCCATCAGCTCAAGCTCCCTCCCAACACCATGCAATCATATGATCTCTGGGTCTGGAGAAGGAAGCACTGTCAGTGGCTCTTAATCTCTATACATATTGCTTGATCAGCGTTATGAACACATGGATCAGGTAGGCAAACATGATAATGAATCATATTTATCTTCTCTGTGGGAGTCTTGTTGCatctgacagccatctccccaaccTGACAATCTTGTGCAAGCAGCTTACTTTGCATTGACATGTTAGAACATCACTGCAGAGTAAAGTGTGAACTGCCCAGAAGTTTAAAGTCTATGGGCGGTCCAGAATTAGTTAATTAGTGGATAATGTTATATAGCCAAATGTTTTGTTTGTTACATATTGGTAAGTCTAGTCACTTTTGCGCGGTGACATACATTTTATTGTACGCCTATTGTACAAAATTAATCAAATCTCTGTAAACATATTATAAAGGGACccggtcatttaaaaaaaattgtatttatctgCAGCCATAGTGGGAATTTTCTCTTTAATATGTGAATGTGTCTAACTAGAagtgcagctgcagggagaaaatgacgtTATGTTCTCCTGCAGCCACTTGCTTGAATTCATGGGGTCTGTACCAGGACAGTGATGTGAATGTGTCTAACTAGAagtgcagctgcagggagaaaattacgTTATTTTCTCCTGCAGCCACTTGCTTGAATTCATGGGGGCTGTACCAGGACAGTGAACAGTCAGTGCTCACTACACATATGTTTAGAAAACAATTTGGCTGCAGGTAAATAACGTTTTGCtttcatgacaggttccctttgatttTCTCAAATTTGCAGCATCAAAGTCCAGGTCCAAGGAGAACCAGTGATGGCAGCATTGGTGATTTCTACTACCAACCCTGAAGTTGGTGGGTTGCTTGGGTGAATGGTCCCACATGCGACCATGGAGATAATTTTTTCTTATACATTTCCTGGTTTTGATTCTTGAGATTGTTTGCATCAGATCTTCACTGTTTTCAGAAAAATAAAAGAAATGGAGAAATGATAATTATTTTCGGTTAgaactttttaaaatttttatttagTTACTTAATAATATTTAATAATATAATTAGCAAAGACAAAGGGCAGACGGATATATTGCCAAGCTTGTGCCCTGGCACTCAACattctacattaaccccttcaggcTCCATGATGTATATATACATCATAGCCTATAGAGCGTATTAGGGACTCTTGAGGGGGCTCAGAAGCATAGCCAGCTCCATGGACATCTGAtgccagttatattatacagctatGTTATATAGCTGTGATTTCCCTCTAACAGCAGCAATCTGCATGTTGTCCGATCGCTGCTGTTGACAACTTACATGCTGCTGTTAGTCACTgactggcttccaaatactgatgtaaaatactgaccaaataccgaacatgtgaacgtggcctaagggtaATAATAAAGTGTTTTTATGTACATTTCCACAATTAgccataaagaaatatatttaaaaaaatataaatttggtatcactCCATCCAGAAAACTCTGATCtttgaaaatataaaattaattaagtcaatcggaaaaaaaaaacgctataaaggaaaaaatcaaaataccagAACAGCATTTTTTCATTCGCCACAGCAAcagaaaaaatgcaataagaagtgaTCAAAACATAGTGTGTAGTCCAAcattttataaataaaaaaaaaatcacaacacaAGAAGCAAGCTCCATGGATAATAGTATAAAGAAGTTatgagtctcagaaaatggcaacaaacacttatttattcatttttttcattcattttttattttttcctgttatttttactgcacaattaatTTTGTAAAAATGAAACTCAAAAAACAATTGCAGAAGTTGTGTGTATTTTTTCACCGCACTTTTTCCTGTACTTTGAAtggtagaatgaatggtgtcattcaattcTACATCTTGCTCAGAAAAAAACATAACATAGTTATATATACTATGtcggaggaaaaattaaaaaaaaaagtttgggcttTTTGAAAAAAgtagaggaaaaaaatgaaaattcaaaAATGGCAACATGCTACATCCATTAACTGGTTGAAGAAGACACAAAAataaaacccctttaataaaaattatttaaaacaaaaaaataacaggtgaatagttttttttaaattccccttcaaaataataataaagttaatCACTAATTTATATTTCCTCCAAAATTGTTTTGTTAAAATATATTACAGTACTCATCCTGCAATAATCAAGCTCTCATACAGCTACATGATTGTAAAAAGTAATAGATGAATCATGGTCATGGACTGTCAAAAGGATAAGTGAGTGCAGTGTAAGTCAATGACCCAAAATGGAAACATTGAAAAGTATAGCTTGTCCtgtaaaaaataagccatcaaggAGCTACAGCACATCAACAGGATTAAAAATAAAATTTAGGGATTGCCAAAATAGGGAGTGTTAACTATTTTTGCTTTTAAAGATTGAATCTTTCTTCCAGAATCCAAACCGCATCTATCCATAGTTTAGTTCTGGTATTGGAGCTGTGCAGCAGAACAACACATAAAGCTACTGCCGGGAACTAAGCAAAGGGGGACATGACTTTAGGAGGGGTGGACATATAACGCCTGTACCTTGGTTTGTAGAGAGATTCTACTTtaagaggaaaggagcacagtatgTCTGTGCCTGGTGTAATACTGTGAGAAGGGTTAGGCTTAGAAAGAGGATGtcatatttctctctctctctgtctctcaccaGAAGAACTGGAGGAAACCGCAACAGTGTGTAgcaagaagaccgcagcatctgattgctcctactccgacgctgagaagaagcactacttcttcattttaaatgtgtttatttcttctggcagaacaggggttaattggccatgttggaaatccctttgctcacagctgagcttggttagccactcttttcccctttataatctgggctctgttacaaatccttgtcagagctagcatttgctgcatggctaacggagggagaggagttcatatgaggagagttggaggagttatcagtgactgttgcttggtttgtatgtatgATAATTCCCTATCTTTTATTTTGGTATATTCTCCTGCCTACACGCCcctgtgcattcctctgttatatgtgagtgaatattttgtttggatggagttttctgttaacccttgtttgtgttgccttatttgttgggttggtgtactacggtgcacaatagtgccccctcttccctgggtggggaagagaacagacagagggctttCTCAGGAGATAAAGGCAATGGTGGAGGCCTCGGCATCtttaccttcagaagtatcctaGGGAGTAGGGTGAACTAAGGTGCCTCCTAGTattaggaacagggaaggagcccctggtcccgggtcatccAACAGCTGTGTCGTGAGAAATACAACTGTTTCTATAAGCATTACTTGTATAGTTATCAATACCTTAATTGTTGGCTCAGGCTTTTTATATCTCGTGCCATGTCCAATTCTATCATGGCTATAAAGAGTTAAAGTTTAGTATTAACTTTCTAAGCCCAAGGGCAGTCCTTCACCTGTGGTTCCGCAGAGATTTCCTCCACAGGGTTTTTTTTCTTCTGGCCAACCTGAAGCATGTCACAATAGTAACATCGATCAGGGCGGGcaaagtggttaagcacaggagtgaggataatagggtcattggtgccctgaaagtttactggctctgcttgaatgttcCTTCTCTACAGTCATGAGATAAAATGTGAAAAATGTAAGgggtgattcatcaaagcttttataccAGAAAACCCTTTGCAAAGTAGCAAAATGTTTGCACCACACCGAGGTGCGTAAAATATttgcgacttttggcattttcacaacaGTGTCTGGGAATGAGCCAGGTTGAGATGAGGCTTTGAAATTCAGCAAAATTTGGCAAGGTGCACacctgtaagatgcgccaaattcCAGAAGTGGTGtccacctcttaatgaatttggtgcatggtACTCCAGCAAGCCCGTCATTAAGAGTGACTTCTGACGTGCGCAACACCATTCTTATTTAAATGGCCCCTTAGTCTTTTAGACAAGTGGGTTGGTTCTCAAGACTCCACCCACTTCAAAAAAAGGATTAATTTGCATACATTGAAGAAGGGGCCATATATTAGGaaaaggcgcagaaacaaacaaaaaaagggcaTCAGAtttaggagaacagcggcatttacaccagataagaaatacatatttatggcaagagaCAGGTCCTCTTGCAAAAAACTTCGGTAATATTAAATTAAATGATTGTAGTCCACAGCATTTCTACTAAATGTTCCCCTGGGACTGACCTCGCACATTTAATGCCATCCCAGGTAATAACTTTGGCGGTGATTGTCCTGTCTGCGCCTCCTGTATGGATCGTCCAGCCCCAGGGAGCATACATCCATTAGATAACCATCTCGTGCTAGAAAAGATCGGTATCTTTCCCGGACGGCTCTGTTGTTGTAGGAGTAAAATGAGGCATCATATTCTGAAAGTTAAAGAGAAGACATTGATGGCAAATGATAAGGCCGGTACTAATTATTGCAGGCTACTAGAACTATGTTAGGCCCTGGCTTTTCATCCGGCTTTCCCAGGAACAGATATCACTTCTAATGATACTTCTGTTATGTCACAAATTTTCATCACATGCTCTAAAccatcacttaaaggggttgtccgggactttaacaatgatagcctatccttaggataggtcatcaatttctGATCAGTGAGGGTGTGACACCTGGCacccctgccaatcagctgttccAGGTGTCAGCAGGGGCCGGAACTGCTCAGTTTTGGAGCTGCACAGCTCCGTAATCAGAATAGTGGCCGCGGCCGGTACTATACATCCGTCCCCTATTGATTGGAATAGATATTGGATGTGCAGCACCTGGCTGTGGCCACTATATGGTCGATGGAGTtgtgctgtgcagctccgcaaACCAGGAATAGCTGATCGGTGGGGTGCCGGGTGTTGTACCACCACCgatctgacattgatgacctattctaagggtaggcgatcaatgttaaagtcccggacaaccctTTAAAGAGAAACAGTCACCAGGTTGAACGTGGGCAATGTGTCCTCTTTTGCTCCTGATTCCCTAAGTAGtccatgtttgtttttttacatcttcTATACCAGTCTTTCCAGTCCTCACGCCCcccgacaggtcatgttttcaggatttccatagtatttcacaggtgagagaattcctgatgccttgattatACTTCCACCACCTGTGGAACACTATGGAAATCCAGAGAACATGACCTGTTGAGGGCCCTGTTTTTCTCgtacgtgaaaaaaaaattgtttcaggaAAACAACAGgtgaagtctacctgaaaaaaagcttgtctgcacataccctaagagggttTGTACCAAGGTAATAAATTATCTCTTATCGATAAGATACGGGATAACTTATGATAATTGAGGGTCAACTTCTGGGACCACCACTGATTCCTAGAACGGGGCTCCTCAAACTGAATAGAGAAGAGATCGATCCTGCCTACCTCTGCTCTATCCATTCTCCATGGGACTGCCATAGATAGCCGAGTACAGCGCTCCGCTGtcccacagacaatgaatggaACAGAAGttaacctctgctccattcaagattGGGCTCCGGAGAAACTAGGATGGAGCAAGTCCCGGCAGTTAGACCCCAGCAATCAATAAGTTATCTCCTATCATATTAGTCGCGGGTCAAATGTGCTTATCTATATTTAGAAAAAAACAATCATctccaaaataaatatttttttttaatatgattgatttttttaaaaaaagaaaaaaaatatataattaccaACATGAAAAGGACTTGTGTAGTCAAACATCCATGTTATGCACCAATCCCTCAGTCCACCACATATGGAGTTAGACCATAGATCCTACAAGTTATCACGAGATCTGCCAACTTTGACTACATAAGTACAGTTTGCAGATTAGTTGTCCAAGGGATTGTCAATGACTATTATACTGATGGGGGACCAGCAAGATGGCACCCCCAAGCTGATatcaggtcctgaagttgctggaaGTACAGACGTAGTGGTCATCTTACGTACTGCAGCTCAGACTGCATTCACTcccaataggagctgatctgcagtaccctagAACAGCCACTAAACGCTGTATGGAGCTGTGGTGTCCGGACTCTGCACGCTGCCCTAGGAGCTGGAAAGTGGTGATTGGTGAGGGTCCCGAATGTTGGACCCCcaatgatctgatattgatgatttaCTGAGCTGTAGGATCCAAGAATGGTTGCAATGTCTGCTGGAACAACTCGGAACTTCAGATACGACTCCGCTACAGCGTCATATCTTGCTGGtaatcataatttttttttacatttttaatcaaTATTATGGGggcgtgtctgtttttttttatataaaaatgttTGACACCTTTCGATGACAGATCCTCTTGAAGGACACAGCTGGCAGAGCATCAGTCGAGGGAGTTGACAGGTAGTGAAACCTTCATCCATTGTATAGTATTTTCATGTGATGTGCTGGAACACCCCTTTTATTGGTGCCTGCTGTAATCAATGTTGACTTTGGTGGATATTAATTTATGTCAATTTATACTGTGGAAAGTGTGATGCCGGTAACTTGCACCGCCCTGCTCACTGTGTTCACCGCTCTGCTTCCCCAGCATCAGACCATCTCCTTGAGCTGCCTTGTGATTACTGCCAGATCTGCTCCTGGAGAATCTCCACCTGGCTATAGGGACAGATCCTACAGGAATTTAATGCTGCTGTGTCCTGCAGGGTTTGCCTTCCCCATCCTATCCCTAGGCAGCTGCGGGGTTATTAGGCAGCTAGTCCCACCATTCCTGCTCCAATCGTTGGTTCCCAGTTGCTTGTCTCTAGTTCTTGTAGGTGCATGTTTGTTCTGTCTCCATTATTGACCCAGCTTGTATATCCATCCTGTCTGACCTCTCTGCTCCTGTTCTTGGCTTTATACACTGatcctctgctgcctgccttcaccCCAGATTGCCTGACCATGTCTCTGCCTTTGTCCTCCTTTACCTCATGCCCGTGTCCATGACCCTCCTGTCAGGTGCCGCAAAACTCGGGGctgtcctggagtggtacctggtgagtACCTGtggccaagcctatcctcaccatcagagtctCTAGGGAATAGCAGGTACTCACTAAGCTACGTCCCTCCTGGGTAAACCCGgcccatggcacagtgggtccacactcTCCCACCAGTATTTCTGAATTAATTTTATGCAAATGTTGCTGCTGTGGATATTCTGATGctgaaaatccacagcaaaaaagTCATTTGTGGACATGACAATGTAACTGGAACTGCTCTTGCAATTTATCCGACACAGTCAGTGATTGGATACAAACATCAATACTTACTGGATGTGTCCTCTGTATTAAGTTTTAATCTGGACCCGCTGATATATCCTATATCAAAATTTATATCGAATGCGAAGGCCATATAGTGGGTCTGGTCCGAGGAAGGCTCCACAGTAACCGGGCCGTTATCAGGAGCGGTGCTGATGAACCAGTCCGGTTCTGCCACCGGCTCCAGTGAAAATTTTTTGTTGGCGACTTCAATGATGTTGAAGAAAAAATGTCTGGTGTCGGAGTTTGTGATGTCAAGATTCCTCTGTCCTAAAGGCTGAATAGAAATGAGAAGCTGTTAGGTAGATAAACAAGGTAAGACGAGGAATGCAGAACAAGAAGGAGAATACAATAAAGTATCAAAGAGAGTAAAGAAAAAATGATGGACTTCTACAGAGTTCCATCCCATTCTctttccagctttaaaaaaaatttctATTAATTAATGACATCTTCGAATGCCAAGATCGATGACAATTGACATAGACTCATATTTTAGTAAATTGTTTTTAGTTTTtagtaaagggtttaaaaaaaaataataaattacacacaggaccACGGTATTTGCAAAAGTTaagaaaataacttttattaaatatTTCTTAAAAAGCTCACAAAATGATTGAATGGTCGCTGATCCAACATTATAGGAAAAAGTGGCACAAAACGCATAGTAAAATACAAAGAAGTGTGTAATATGTACAGAACACAAGGTGATAAATTagtaattaaaaaattatatacataAGGTAGATTATAAGCATTGGGGGACCATAAAATAGTAATTCCTTAAAAGTACACATAAGAGAGTACATGCTAAAGTAGTAAGGTATAATGGGTCACCCACCAAACACATCTGACGAGCATTAATCTACCGTCTGTACTCAGAGTATAAATCAGGTTTataaaaattgaaaggaacggatggcactcactgGTTAAAAAacgtctttattccaatactttaaaacatcggcgtcgggaggatgggagcaggagtggaatggacgacagccgtttcacactgcagcgcgaaacggctgtcgtgcattccactcctgctcccatcctctcgacgccgatgttttaaagtattggagtaaagaagttttttaaccggtgagtgccatccgttcctttcaatttttgtatccattgtggctatttctttggagtggcaccccggctTACGGAGCTCTTACTGCTGTATacatgcttgcagcatcagttcatgcaattacctgtgcactgagtgggcttccctgttgtgcggattaacactttgttggagaTAAATCAGATTTATGTTTTTATACTTtacattgttttatttcattattttttatgttttcaacATTTTGAtaatatttgtattatttttcatatattattattgttattttaagCTTTCTTATTTGAATATACACTGATACTTCCTGTGCTTTAGAGATCACTTGTctgcagtcatctcattatcatcacagacaggattacagtgAAAGGTgattcctccatatacagtagtaacacaggatacaccattcgacataggtggtatcacagctcacctcctcccactcCGTTAACAATGACATTTGCACAGATTAGAGAATGTTTAGAAAACTTTTCTGTCTATTGCTGTCTAAGGTCCGTGGAATCTGTCAGCCAGATTTTACATCACTAACAACGTatgtgtgcatgtagctctttcaaagataaGTTCAGCAATACCTTTAAGGAATAAAAGCAATAATGACCACTCCATTCCTTTGTTACTAAGATATAATTGtttgaatttatatgcaaatgaggctgaagatctatttgtagatctgaagcctctgtcactccagctctatttactGCCCATTGACGCCTCCTCCTGCTTGAATGAAAGCCTCTATGCACTGTGATTTCAGGGAAAAAAACATCAGTCCAGCAGGAGGGGGTGGCTATGGGTGGGAAATAGAGCTGAagtgacaaaggcttcagatctaccttGGCTCTTCAGCTGCATTTTCATATAAAATcatatgctgatttctcagtaatagagGCATGGACTgttcatgtaaaggtattgctaaaCTTGTGTTTGAAAGTGTTACATGCAAATTAAAATAGTTTGGGGTGTAAAATTCtactgccagattccctttaattgctgttaaagggaacctgtcagcaggattgtgctcggaaacctacagacagtgtcaggtcggggccgttatactgattacaatgataccttggttgatgaaatccgtcttgtggttgttgtgtaatctttattttcagttttgagttaatgatatgcccgtgcttcggggcggcctgtgggggtcttcatgtggtgctctgattaggtattcataatgcagactgctgacaggtcactgatctctcactgacctgccccctagtttacataataaatattatatatacaaactgaaaaaaaaaaacttcagcagGCAGGGCTGgccatggcacctgcgctgcaTTACAATCGCATGTGTAAAGTGTATGTAATTATTATGATTGAGGTTATCCTAatattaagaaaaaaaatccatttgaaaatggcgcttgccacgcctgcgcagtagtagctaccagtgtatatagaggtgatccgactgctgctactgcgcaggcggcgccatcttgctagagaaaaatttTTTTCTCCTCCTCCAAGATAATGGCATCGATGCAGGCGTGAGGCAAGGTGTGCGCCattttcaaattattattattttctttgaatatcaggataacctcaagcaCATTAATTATATGCACAGCATATATGAAATgatgctgcagcgcaggcgccacCTACATATTATAGTCATTAAGTAAACTAGGGGGccagtcagtgagggatcagtgacctgtcagtagtctgcattatgaataactaatcagagcaccacatgaagacccccacaggccgccccaatgcccgagcatatcattaactgaaaataaagattaaacaacaaccacaagacggatttcatcaaccaagggatcattgtaatcagtatgacggcgccgacctgacactgtctgtagcttactgtgcacaatcctgctgacaggttccctttaacagcagcTTGTCAAGATGGACACCTCCATAATTATGTTTCACTATTTATATTCACTATTGAAAATACTATAAGTAATacattcagggccgccatcagggtattactgtccttactgctgtatggggcctggtTATAAGCAGTGCAGAGGGAGACCCAGGGCTCCGCCTCGTGTGCTTCAGCTCACCGGGCCCCATCGTGCCCTAAAGTGCTGTGCGCTGTGGCGCACACATCGGCGCTGAGGCCTGGGCACTTTATCAGACCTCCACGGCCATCTAACCTtgacggctgcgcagctcctgctcccttCCCTGGACTTCTGGTCAAGTTTTGGcatgtgcgcgatgacgtcatcacgtaAGCGCCGACATGTACGAGGACACCAGAAGCAGAGCTGTGTCTGCTGGGGATCAtctgtgaggtaagtatgaaaaacattttttttttctttataaaattaattaaatgggtgaggggggctgcaaatgatggagggggctgcaaatgatgaagtgaaggagagggggactgcaaatgatgaagtcacggggagggggactgcaaatgatgaattgagggtgaggtGAGGGTGGGGAGAGAAAATGAGGAcgtgggggagagcaaataatgatgaattttgagggtggtgggagtaaatgatgtattgaatgtgtggggagagcagttgataatgaatagagggaggGGGTGGGGAAGAGAGAAGATTTGACAATGAATGGGgtggaaggggcatgtaaatataatgaggtGCGGGAGGTAAAGAGTATCGGgcgttgaggatgcagtgactggtaatgaattgggagaAAAGATTACAGGGGCTAATTAATTAATATATTTGCTAGGTGTGGAAATTTTCTAATTATAATTGGTGGGAGCACAttggtggattacaatttatatttggaatgatgGATTACagaataactaattatatattaatctcttaacccccaagggtggtttgcacgttaatgaccgagccaatttttacaattctgaccactgtccctttatgaggttataactctggaacgcttccattgaTCCCGGTGATTCCgatattgttttctcatgacatattgaacttcacgttagtggtaaaatttctttgatattacctgcatttatttgaaaaaaaacggaaattttgtgaaaatttaggaaattttgcaattttccgactttgaattttcatacccttaaatcacagagatatgtcacacaaaatagttaataagtaacatttcccacatgtctattttacatcagcacaattttggaaccaaattttttttttgttagtaagttataagggttaaaagttgaccagcaatttctcatgttttacaacaccattttttttagggaccacattacatttgaagtcactttaaggggtctatatgatagaaaatacacaaaaatgacaccattctaaaaactgcatccctcaaggtgctccaaaccacattcaagaagtttattaacccttctggtgcttcacaggaattttgggaatgtttaaaaaaaaatgaacatttaacttttttttcacaaaaaatttaattcagatccaatttgttttattttaccaagggtaacaggagaaattggacacaaaagttgttgtgcaatttgtcctgagtacgctgatacccccatatgtgggggtaaaccactgtttgggcacatggcagagctcggaaagggaaggagcgccatttgacattttcaacccagaaatggctggaattgagatgagacacaatgtcgcgtttgcagagcccctgatgtgcctaaatagtgaaaaccctccacaagtgaccccattttggaaactagaccccctaaggaacttatctagatgtgtggtgagcactttcaacccccaagtgcttcacagaagtttataacgtagagccgtaaaaataaaaaatcatattttttcacaaaaaaatgatctttttgcaccaaaatttttattttcacaagggtaacaggagaaattggaaccc contains:
- the LOC138674309 gene encoding uncharacterized protein; translation: MRNNYCFPHRFSVQPITYPTPPYMSIRREGIEMFQLPVTQRKLMDMIKKFDPNDISYIDDQEFITMQKTDITSIRDPLSKYFVIKGDTVWAKSLQGANEQAKFKVSLYIDLNKTKPPITLQVQNQDLFLSYQPNEKRQLKVSPLGQRNLDITNSDTRHFFFNIIEVANKKFSLEPVAEPDWFISTAPDNGPVTVEPSSDQTHYMAFAFDINFDIGYISGSRLKLNTEDTSKYDASFYSYNNRAVRERYRSFLARDGYLMDVCSLGLDDPYRRRRQDNHRQSYYLGWH